In Erigeron canadensis isolate Cc75 chromosome 7, C_canadensis_v1, whole genome shotgun sequence, one DNA window encodes the following:
- the LOC122609385 gene encoding transcriptional regulator SUPERMAN-like, whose product MESMMMDAENEDRPRINLVQEVDQPQENDLGAVSRSYECIFCKRGFTTAQALGGHMNIHRKDRAKTNNKPPYNYNYSSTTQEEEDSCYADPRSYHPVFASYPPTYSCSSSSSPNYYYHHQEGQVRYTSNNSWPINHENNHHQGFHDGVINTTTPSRDQEKRMSSLSLQFGWSLGEDRDSNNRSFRDDNKEDDLDLELRLGHDP is encoded by the coding sequence atggAGTCCATGATGATGGATGCAGAAAATGAAGATCGGCCAAGGATCAATCTAGTTCAAGAAGTTGATCAACCTCAAGAGAATGATCTAGGCGCCGTTAGTAGATCGTATGAATGCATATTTTGCAAGCGCGGATTCACCACAGCGCAAGCCTTGGGTGGACACATGAACATCCATAGAAAAGATAGGGCAAAGACCAATAATAAGCCGCCTTATAATTATAACTACTCAAGTACTACACAAGAGGAAGAAGATAGTTGCTATGCAGACCCTAGATCCTACCACCCGGTTTTTGCAAGCTATCCACCAACCTATAGctgttcttcttcttcatctccgaattattattatcatcatcaagaGGGGCAGGTTCGTTACACATCGAATAATTCTTGGCCGATAAACCATGAAAACAATCACCATCAAGGTTTTCATGATGGAGTCATCAATACAACTACTCCATCAAGGGATCAGGAGAAAAGGATGAGTAGTTTAAGTTTACAATTTGGTTGGTCACTTGGAGAAGATAGAGACTCAAATAATAGAAGCTTCCGAGATGATAATAAAGAAGATGATTTGGATTTAGAGCTTCGGCTTGGGCACGATCCATGA
- the LOC122607371 gene encoding myosin-9-like isoform X2: MTKLSYLHEPGVLQNLATRYQLNEIYTYTGNILIAVNPFKRLPHLYDAKMMERYKGAAIGELDPHVFAIADAAFRAMVNEGKSNSILVSGESGAGKTETTKMLMQYLAYLGGRKETEGRTVEQQILESNPVLEAFGNAKTVRNNNSSRFGKFVEIQFDKQARISGAAIRTYLLERSRVCQISDPERNYHCFYLLCAAPPEDIKKYKLGDPRSFRYLNQSKCYELDDVSDSHDYLATRRAMDIVGMNETEQDAIFRILASILHLGNVEFAKGKEVDSSVLKDDRSIFHLQMTADLLLCDLQALEDALLKRVMVTPEEVIKRSLDPEGASVSRDGLAKTLYSRLFDWLVDKINVSIGQDDKSAYLIGVLDIYGFESFNSNSFEQFCINYTNEKLQQHFNQHVFKTEQEEYSKEGIDWSYIEFIDNKDVLDLIEKKPGGIIALLDEACMFPKSTHETFSQKLYQTFRNHQRFFKPKLSRTGFTIAHYAGEVHYQSEQFIDKNKDYVVPEHQDMLTASKCSFISALFPPLPEEPTKSSNKSSKFSSIGSRFKSQLQQLMEILNCTEPHYIRCVKPNNLLKPSIFENVNIVQQLRCGGVLEAIRISCAGYPTRKSFSEFVNRFSILAPEVKKGNLNAKVACKKILDKVGLQGSQIGKTKVFLRAGQMAELDALKTQKLSNAAKFMQRRIRTHIVRKHFLALKKSAIVCQSFCRGKLACNLYQHMKKSTASLKIQTSFRRHLSKKTYNKLKLSVILFQARLRAMVAGKKFRNIQQHKAAILLQAQWRGHRDYLYYKKLIRAAVATQCRWKQRLARKELRKLKMAEREASVLQQAKDNLEKQIEDLTLYIESEKRLKTELEEAKDREIQKAQKSLQSMQSELDETNALLVKERESARKAIEEASIVKEIPVHVEDTEKIANLTTEVKNLKALSEWERQRADEALESSETKRMKLEETERRVFQLQEALDRLEDKLSDIESQNQVLRQPGLSVPQNNKCHEGHSNSAKDLHSSSTHSRDASDPEERLKRPLDERHEYHDLLTRCIAQRVGFSKGRPVAACIIYKCLRKWRSFEVEKTGIFDRIIQAIGSAIEKQDNSDVLAYWLSNASTLMFLLQHTLKSSGAAEDQYYRRTRSGKRTHSFRGSPHSVNVPSVDGDAISVNDSPRRLEPKYPALLFKQQLTAYVEKTYGLIRDNLKREISPLLGLCIQAPRISRTNMPKGTARAFANAASHEILLAQWQGIVTKVGTLLNTLKVNYVPPFLIRQVFTQIFAFINVQLFNSLLLRRECCSYSNGEYVRSGLAMLERWCHKATEEYSGSAWDELKHIRQAIAFLVTHQKPKIRLVEISRDLCPMLSIQQLYRISTMYWDDKHGTHSLSPEVISNMRILMTQDSNNAVTNNSFLLDDDSSIPFSTDDLTKSMDRISISDIEPPPLLRESSGFGFLAPRLNY, translated from the exons ATGACAAAGCTTTCTTATTTGCATGAGCCTGGAGTGTTGCAAAATTTAGCCACTAGATATCAGCTtaatgaaatatat ACATATACGGGCAATATTTTAATTGCGGTTAACCCTTTTAAAAGATTGCCACACTTATATGATGCTAAAATGATGGAACGGTACAAAGGAGCAGCAATAGGGGAGCTTGATCCTCATGTTTTTGCAATTGCCGATGCTGCTTTCAG GGCAATGGTTAATGAAGGAAAAAGTAACTCGATCTTGGTCAGTGGTGAAAGTGGGGCAGGTAAAACAGAGACTACTAAAATGCTTATGCAATATCTTGCCTATTTGGGGGGTCGTAAAGAGACCGAAGGGCGGACAGTCGAACAGCAAATTCTTGAA TCAAATCCAGTTCTGGAAGCCTTTGGAAATGCAAAAACTGTTAGAAATAACAATTCCAG CCGTTTTGGTAAATTTGTTGAGATTCAGTTTGATAAACAAGCACGGATATCTGGAGCAGCCATCCGAACGTACCTCCTTGAGAGATCTCGTGTTTGCCAAATTTCGGATCCTGAACGTAACTATCACTGTTTCTATCTTCTATGTGCAGCACCTCCTGAG GATATTAAGAAATATAAATTGGGCGATCCAAGATCTTTTCGTTATCTTAACCAGTCAAAGTGCTACGAGCTTGATGATGTAAGCGATTCCCATGATTATCTTGCTACTAGGAGAGCCATGGACATTGTTGGAATGAATGAAACGGAACAG GATGCAATTTTCAGAATTCTGGCTTCAATTCTTCATCTTGGTAATGTTGAATTTGCCAAAGGGAAAGAGGTTGATTCGTCAGTCCTGAAAGATGATAGATCCATATTCCATCTCCAGATGACAGCAGACTTACTATT GTGTGATCTTCAGGCATTGGAAGATGCACTACTGAAGCGTGTCATGGTTACCCCTGAAGAAGTTATCAAGAGAAGTCTTGATCCTGAGGGGGCATCTGTTAGCAGGGATGGTTTAGCCAAGACCTTATATTCACGCTTATTTGACTG GTTAGTGGATAAAATTAACGTGTCTATTGGGCAAGATGATAAGTCAGCATATCTGATTGGGGTTCTTGACATCTACGGTTTTGAAAGCTTTAATTCCAATAG TTTCGAAcaattttgtattaattatacTAATGAGAAGCTGCAACAACATTTCAACCAG CACGTGTTTAAGACGGAGCAAGAGGAGTATAGCAAAGAAGGAATTGATTGGAGCTACATAGAGTTTATAGATAATAAGGACGTTTTGGATCTTATTGAAAAG AAACCCGGTGGAATAATTGCTCTACTTGATGAAGCTTG TATGTTTCCCAAGTCGACTCATGAAACATTCTCACAGAAGCTTTATCAGACATTCAGAAACCACCAACGATTTTTCAAACCTAAATTGTCTCGCACTGGTTTCACCATTGCTCATTATGCAGGAGAG GTTCATTACCAGTCTGAGCAATTTATCGACAAAAACAAAGATTATGTTGTTCCAGAacatcaagatatgctgactgCTTCCAAGTGTTCCTTTATATCAGCTCTTTTCCCTCCATTGCCCGAGGAACCAACCAAATCTTCAAACAAATCCTCTAAGTTCTCATCAATTGGTTCTCGCTTCAAG tCACAACTTCAGCAGTTAATGGAGATTCTGAATTGCACTGAACCCCACTATATTAGATGTGTGAAGCCAAATAATCTTCTTAAGCCGTCTATATTTGAGAATGTCAACATAGTGCAACAATTACGTTGTGGA GGGGTTCTAGAAGCAATTCGCATCAGCTGTGCTGGCTATCCTACTCGCAAGAGTTTTTCTGAGTTTGTTAACCGGTTTAGCATTCTTGCTCCAGAGGTGAAGAAAGGAAA TCTGAATGCAAAGGTTGCATGTAAAAAGATTCTAGACAAAGTGGGGCTTCAGGGGTCTCAG ATAGGCAAAACCAAAGTTTTTCTTAGAGCCGGTCAGATGGCCGAATTAGATGCACTAAAAACGCAAAAGCTTAGCAATGCAGCCAAGTTTATGCAACGAAGGATAAGAACTCACATTGTCAGGAAGCATTTTCTTGCTTTGAAGAAGTCTGCTATTGTCTGTCAATCTTTTTGCAGAG GAAAGCTTGCCTGCAACTTGTACCAGCACATGAAGAAGAGTACTGCTTCACTTAAAATACAGACTAGTTTTAGGCGACACTTATCAAAGAAAACATATAACAAACTCAAGCTGTCAGTAATCCTCTTCCAGGCACGTCTGCGTGCAATGGTTGCTGGCAAAAAGTTTAGAAACATACAACAACACAAGGCAGCAATTCTTTTACAG GCCCAATGGCGTGGTCATAGagattatctatactataaaaAGCTCATAAGGGCAGCTGTTGCTACACAATGTAGATGGAAGCAAAGACTTGCCAGGAAAGAGCTACGGAAATTAAAAATG GCGGAAAGGGAAGCAAGCGTACTCCAACAAGCGAAAGATAATCTTGAAAAACAGATTGAAGATCTCACATTGTATATAGAGTCCGAAAAACGCTTGAAG ACTGAGTTGGAAGAAGCAAAAGATCGGGAAATTCAGAAGGCTCAGAAGTCCTTGCAATCCATGCAGAGTGAA TTGGATGAAACAAATGCATTGCTTGTCAAGGAACGTGAGTCTGCACGGAAAGCAATTGAAGAAGCATCGATAGTCAAAGAAATTCCAGTTCATGTGGAGGACACAGAAAAAATTGCTAATTTAACTACAGAAGTGAAAAACTTGAAG GCTTTATCAGAATGGGAAAGGCAACGAGCAGACGAAGCCCTGGAATCAAGTGAAACTAAGCGGATGAAGTTGGAAGAAACTGAAAGAAGAGTGTTTCAGCTTCAGGAAGCTTTGGATAG GCTGGAGGATAAGCTTTCTGACATTGAGTCACAAAATCAAGTTCTTCGACAGCCGGGTTTATCAGTGCCGCAAAATAATAAGTGCCATGAAGGACACTCAAATTCAGCTAAG GATCTTCATAGCTCTTCAACTCACTCAAGAGATGCCTCGGATCCAGAGGAAAGACTAAAGAGACCGCTTGATGAGAGACATGAATATCATGATTTGCTCACTCGATGTATTGCACAACGGGTAGGATTTTCTAAGGGCAGACCAGTTGCTGCCTGCATCATATACAAATGTTTAAGGAAATGGCGATCATTCGAAGTTGAAAAAACCGGCATTTTTGATCGCATAATCCAAGCTATAGGCAGCGCTATTGAG AAACAAGACAACAGTGATGTTTTAGCCTATTGGTTATCAAATGCATCAACGCTTATgtttcttttacaacatacaCTGAAATCTAGTGGTGCTGCAGAAGATCAGTATTACAGACGAACAAGATCAGGGAAGAGAACTCAC AGCTTTCGTGGAAGTCCTCATAGTGTAAACGTTCCTTCAGTCGATGGTGATGCAATCAGTGTAAACGACTCCCCTCGCCGACTTGAACCTAAATACCCAGCTTTGCTTTTCAAGCAGCAATTGACAGCATATGTTGAAAAAACTTATGGTTTGATACGAGATAACTTAAAGAGAGAGATTTCTCCATTGCTTGGGTTGTGCATTCAG GCACCAAGAATTTCCAGAACAAATATGCCAAAGGGGACGGCGCGTGCATTTGCTAATGCTGCTTCTCATGAGATTTTGCTTGCTCAATGGCAAGGGATTGTCACCAAAGTTGGAACTTTGTTAAACACGTTGAAGGTTAATTAT gtTCCACCATTTTTAATACGCCAAGTGTTCACACAGATATTTGCTTTCATCAATGTCCAATTATTCAACAG CCTTCTACTGAGACGAGAATGTTGCTCTTACAGTAATGGAGAATACGTCAGGTCTGGGTTGGCTATGTTGGAACGCTGGTGCCATAAGGCAACCGAAGAG TACTCTGGATCAGCTTGGGATGAGCTCAAGCACATAAGACAAGCTATTGCATTCCTG GTTACCCATCAAAAACCAAAGATTAGGCTGGTTGAAATAAGCCGTGATCTATGTCCT ATGCTTAGTATACAACAGCTATACAGAATCAGTACAATGTATTGGGATGACAAACATGGCACACATAGCCTTTCTCCAGAA GTTATTTCCAACATGAGGATTCTAATGACCCAGGACTCAAATAATGCCGTCACCAACAATTCTTTCTTgcttgatgatgattcaag CATACCGTTCTCCACTGATGATCTGACAAAATCAATGGATCGGATCAGTATATCAGATATTGAGCCTCCCCCTCTTCTTCGTGAAAGTtctggttttggttttttagcACCGCGTTTGAACTATTGA
- the LOC122607371 gene encoding myosin-9-like isoform X1 produces the protein MTKLSYLHEPGVLQNLATRYQLNEIYTYTGNILIAVNPFKRLPHLYDAKMMERYKGAAIGELDPHVFAIADAAFRAMVNEGKSNSILVSGESGAGKTETTKMLMQYLAYLGGRKETEGRTVEQQILESNPVLEAFGNAKTVRNNNSSRFGKFVEIQFDKQARISGAAIRTYLLERSRVCQISDPERNYHCFYLLCAAPPEDIKKYKLGDPRSFRYLNQSKCYELDDVSDSHDYLATRRAMDIVGMNETEQDAIFRILASILHLGNVEFAKGKEVDSSVLKDDRSIFHLQMTADLLLCDLQALEDALLKRVMVTPEEVIKRSLDPEGASVSRDGLAKTLYSRLFDWLVDKINVSIGQDDKSAYLIGVLDIYGFESFNSNSFEQFCINYTNEKLQQHFNQHVFKTEQEEYSKEGIDWSYIEFIDNKDVLDLIEKKPGGIIALLDEACMFPKSTHETFSQKLYQTFRNHQRFFKPKLSRTGFTIAHYAGEVHYQSEQFIDKNKDYVVPEHQDMLTASKCSFISALFPPLPEEPTKSSNKSSKFSSIGSRFKSQLQQLMEILNCTEPHYIRCVKPNNLLKPSIFENVNIVQQLRCGGVLEAIRISCAGYPTRKSFSEFVNRFSILAPEVKKGNLNAKVACKKILDKVGLQGSQIGKTKVFLRAGQMAELDALKTQKLSNAAKFMQRRIRTHIVRKHFLALKKSAIVCQSFCRGKLACNLYQHMKKSTASLKIQTSFRRHLSKKTYNKLKLSVILFQARLRAMVAGKKFRNIQQHKAAILLQAQWRGHRDYLYYKKLIRAAVATQCRWKQRLARKELRKLKMAEREASVLQQAKDNLEKQIEDLTLYIESEKRLKTELEEAKDREIQKAQKSLQSMQSELDETNALLVKERESARKAIEEASIVKEIPVHVEDTEKIANLTTEVKNLKALSEWERQRADEALESSETKRMKLEETERRVFQLQEALDRLEDKLSDIESQNQVLRQPGLSVPQNNKCHEGHSNSAKVLIRWSKTFLDLHSSSTHSRDASDPEERLKRPLDERHEYHDLLTRCIAQRVGFSKGRPVAACIIYKCLRKWRSFEVEKTGIFDRIIQAIGSAIEKQDNSDVLAYWLSNASTLMFLLQHTLKSSGAAEDQYYRRTRSGKRTHSFRGSPHSVNVPSVDGDAISVNDSPRRLEPKYPALLFKQQLTAYVEKTYGLIRDNLKREISPLLGLCIQAPRISRTNMPKGTARAFANAASHEILLAQWQGIVTKVGTLLNTLKVNYVPPFLIRQVFTQIFAFINVQLFNSLLLRRECCSYSNGEYVRSGLAMLERWCHKATEEYSGSAWDELKHIRQAIAFLVTHQKPKIRLVEISRDLCPMLSIQQLYRISTMYWDDKHGTHSLSPEVISNMRILMTQDSNNAVTNNSFLLDDDSSIPFSTDDLTKSMDRISISDIEPPPLLRESSGFGFLAPRLNY, from the exons ATGACAAAGCTTTCTTATTTGCATGAGCCTGGAGTGTTGCAAAATTTAGCCACTAGATATCAGCTtaatgaaatatat ACATATACGGGCAATATTTTAATTGCGGTTAACCCTTTTAAAAGATTGCCACACTTATATGATGCTAAAATGATGGAACGGTACAAAGGAGCAGCAATAGGGGAGCTTGATCCTCATGTTTTTGCAATTGCCGATGCTGCTTTCAG GGCAATGGTTAATGAAGGAAAAAGTAACTCGATCTTGGTCAGTGGTGAAAGTGGGGCAGGTAAAACAGAGACTACTAAAATGCTTATGCAATATCTTGCCTATTTGGGGGGTCGTAAAGAGACCGAAGGGCGGACAGTCGAACAGCAAATTCTTGAA TCAAATCCAGTTCTGGAAGCCTTTGGAAATGCAAAAACTGTTAGAAATAACAATTCCAG CCGTTTTGGTAAATTTGTTGAGATTCAGTTTGATAAACAAGCACGGATATCTGGAGCAGCCATCCGAACGTACCTCCTTGAGAGATCTCGTGTTTGCCAAATTTCGGATCCTGAACGTAACTATCACTGTTTCTATCTTCTATGTGCAGCACCTCCTGAG GATATTAAGAAATATAAATTGGGCGATCCAAGATCTTTTCGTTATCTTAACCAGTCAAAGTGCTACGAGCTTGATGATGTAAGCGATTCCCATGATTATCTTGCTACTAGGAGAGCCATGGACATTGTTGGAATGAATGAAACGGAACAG GATGCAATTTTCAGAATTCTGGCTTCAATTCTTCATCTTGGTAATGTTGAATTTGCCAAAGGGAAAGAGGTTGATTCGTCAGTCCTGAAAGATGATAGATCCATATTCCATCTCCAGATGACAGCAGACTTACTATT GTGTGATCTTCAGGCATTGGAAGATGCACTACTGAAGCGTGTCATGGTTACCCCTGAAGAAGTTATCAAGAGAAGTCTTGATCCTGAGGGGGCATCTGTTAGCAGGGATGGTTTAGCCAAGACCTTATATTCACGCTTATTTGACTG GTTAGTGGATAAAATTAACGTGTCTATTGGGCAAGATGATAAGTCAGCATATCTGATTGGGGTTCTTGACATCTACGGTTTTGAAAGCTTTAATTCCAATAG TTTCGAAcaattttgtattaattatacTAATGAGAAGCTGCAACAACATTTCAACCAG CACGTGTTTAAGACGGAGCAAGAGGAGTATAGCAAAGAAGGAATTGATTGGAGCTACATAGAGTTTATAGATAATAAGGACGTTTTGGATCTTATTGAAAAG AAACCCGGTGGAATAATTGCTCTACTTGATGAAGCTTG TATGTTTCCCAAGTCGACTCATGAAACATTCTCACAGAAGCTTTATCAGACATTCAGAAACCACCAACGATTTTTCAAACCTAAATTGTCTCGCACTGGTTTCACCATTGCTCATTATGCAGGAGAG GTTCATTACCAGTCTGAGCAATTTATCGACAAAAACAAAGATTATGTTGTTCCAGAacatcaagatatgctgactgCTTCCAAGTGTTCCTTTATATCAGCTCTTTTCCCTCCATTGCCCGAGGAACCAACCAAATCTTCAAACAAATCCTCTAAGTTCTCATCAATTGGTTCTCGCTTCAAG tCACAACTTCAGCAGTTAATGGAGATTCTGAATTGCACTGAACCCCACTATATTAGATGTGTGAAGCCAAATAATCTTCTTAAGCCGTCTATATTTGAGAATGTCAACATAGTGCAACAATTACGTTGTGGA GGGGTTCTAGAAGCAATTCGCATCAGCTGTGCTGGCTATCCTACTCGCAAGAGTTTTTCTGAGTTTGTTAACCGGTTTAGCATTCTTGCTCCAGAGGTGAAGAAAGGAAA TCTGAATGCAAAGGTTGCATGTAAAAAGATTCTAGACAAAGTGGGGCTTCAGGGGTCTCAG ATAGGCAAAACCAAAGTTTTTCTTAGAGCCGGTCAGATGGCCGAATTAGATGCACTAAAAACGCAAAAGCTTAGCAATGCAGCCAAGTTTATGCAACGAAGGATAAGAACTCACATTGTCAGGAAGCATTTTCTTGCTTTGAAGAAGTCTGCTATTGTCTGTCAATCTTTTTGCAGAG GAAAGCTTGCCTGCAACTTGTACCAGCACATGAAGAAGAGTACTGCTTCACTTAAAATACAGACTAGTTTTAGGCGACACTTATCAAAGAAAACATATAACAAACTCAAGCTGTCAGTAATCCTCTTCCAGGCACGTCTGCGTGCAATGGTTGCTGGCAAAAAGTTTAGAAACATACAACAACACAAGGCAGCAATTCTTTTACAG GCCCAATGGCGTGGTCATAGagattatctatactataaaaAGCTCATAAGGGCAGCTGTTGCTACACAATGTAGATGGAAGCAAAGACTTGCCAGGAAAGAGCTACGGAAATTAAAAATG GCGGAAAGGGAAGCAAGCGTACTCCAACAAGCGAAAGATAATCTTGAAAAACAGATTGAAGATCTCACATTGTATATAGAGTCCGAAAAACGCTTGAAG ACTGAGTTGGAAGAAGCAAAAGATCGGGAAATTCAGAAGGCTCAGAAGTCCTTGCAATCCATGCAGAGTGAA TTGGATGAAACAAATGCATTGCTTGTCAAGGAACGTGAGTCTGCACGGAAAGCAATTGAAGAAGCATCGATAGTCAAAGAAATTCCAGTTCATGTGGAGGACACAGAAAAAATTGCTAATTTAACTACAGAAGTGAAAAACTTGAAG GCTTTATCAGAATGGGAAAGGCAACGAGCAGACGAAGCCCTGGAATCAAGTGAAACTAAGCGGATGAAGTTGGAAGAAACTGAAAGAAGAGTGTTTCAGCTTCAGGAAGCTTTGGATAG GCTGGAGGATAAGCTTTCTGACATTGAGTCACAAAATCAAGTTCTTCGACAGCCGGGTTTATCAGTGCCGCAAAATAATAAGTGCCATGAAGGACACTCAAATTCAGCTAAGGTACTCATAAGATGGAGCAAAACCTTTTTA GATCTTCATAGCTCTTCAACTCACTCAAGAGATGCCTCGGATCCAGAGGAAAGACTAAAGAGACCGCTTGATGAGAGACATGAATATCATGATTTGCTCACTCGATGTATTGCACAACGGGTAGGATTTTCTAAGGGCAGACCAGTTGCTGCCTGCATCATATACAAATGTTTAAGGAAATGGCGATCATTCGAAGTTGAAAAAACCGGCATTTTTGATCGCATAATCCAAGCTATAGGCAGCGCTATTGAG AAACAAGACAACAGTGATGTTTTAGCCTATTGGTTATCAAATGCATCAACGCTTATgtttcttttacaacatacaCTGAAATCTAGTGGTGCTGCAGAAGATCAGTATTACAGACGAACAAGATCAGGGAAGAGAACTCAC AGCTTTCGTGGAAGTCCTCATAGTGTAAACGTTCCTTCAGTCGATGGTGATGCAATCAGTGTAAACGACTCCCCTCGCCGACTTGAACCTAAATACCCAGCTTTGCTTTTCAAGCAGCAATTGACAGCATATGTTGAAAAAACTTATGGTTTGATACGAGATAACTTAAAGAGAGAGATTTCTCCATTGCTTGGGTTGTGCATTCAG GCACCAAGAATTTCCAGAACAAATATGCCAAAGGGGACGGCGCGTGCATTTGCTAATGCTGCTTCTCATGAGATTTTGCTTGCTCAATGGCAAGGGATTGTCACCAAAGTTGGAACTTTGTTAAACACGTTGAAGGTTAATTAT gtTCCACCATTTTTAATACGCCAAGTGTTCACACAGATATTTGCTTTCATCAATGTCCAATTATTCAACAG CCTTCTACTGAGACGAGAATGTTGCTCTTACAGTAATGGAGAATACGTCAGGTCTGGGTTGGCTATGTTGGAACGCTGGTGCCATAAGGCAACCGAAGAG TACTCTGGATCAGCTTGGGATGAGCTCAAGCACATAAGACAAGCTATTGCATTCCTG GTTACCCATCAAAAACCAAAGATTAGGCTGGTTGAAATAAGCCGTGATCTATGTCCT ATGCTTAGTATACAACAGCTATACAGAATCAGTACAATGTATTGGGATGACAAACATGGCACACATAGCCTTTCTCCAGAA GTTATTTCCAACATGAGGATTCTAATGACCCAGGACTCAAATAATGCCGTCACCAACAATTCTTTCTTgcttgatgatgattcaag CATACCGTTCTCCACTGATGATCTGACAAAATCAATGGATCGGATCAGTATATCAGATATTGAGCCTCCCCCTCTTCTTCGTGAAAGTtctggttttggttttttagcACCGCGTTTGAACTATTGA
- the LOC122607372 gene encoding F-box/kelch-repeat protein OR23-like gives MPNSSELKDTQLQLQTLTLSLTLIPGLPHDLAALILAYIPYCYHDKLKSISKSWKQFFSSKIVHSIRRKLVPDSKVSHLLCIFPQDPLVSSPYVFDCENGAWCCIPPMPCNPHVYGLCNFVSISYGSSLYVIGGSVFDTRSFPLDRPSPSDAVYRYDFVKRSWDVMPSMIAARGSFACAAVDGRGRIVVAGGGSRHALFGAAGSRMSDAEMFDIGRNEWVALDGLPRFRAGCVGFIVGNEFWVMGGYGESRTIMGVFPVDDYYKNAVVMPLKNGGFGSWREVGDMWEEGDRSQLGRIAVVEDANGGFPGIFMLDKNEIFRYEMTSNRWWKETTLPKRAIDESAVGFVALNGELLVLACHNGNGSVENRRLRRHKRLTSLFLQIYHPGYKIWRTLITKPPVQQPIDFKTAVMCTIRL, from the exons ATGCCTAATTCATCTGAATTAAAAGATACACAACTTCAATtacaaaccctaaccctaagTTTAACTCTGATTCCTGGTCTTCCACATGATTTAGCTGCTTTAATTCTTGCTTATATTCCTTATTGTTATCATGACAAGTTAAAGTCTATTTCTAAGTCATGGAAACAGTTTTTTTCGTCTAAAATCGTACACTCGATTCGTCGTAAACTTGTTCCGGATAGTAAAGTGTCtcatttgttgtgtattttTCCACAAGATCCATTAGTTTCTTCACCGTATGTTTTCGATTGCGAGAATGGTGCGTGGTGTTGTATTCCGCCTATGCCTTGTAATCCTCATGTGTATGGTTTGTGTAATTTTGTGTCAATTTCGTATGGGAGTAGTTTGTATGTGATTGGCGGGTCGGTTTTTGATACGCGGTCGTTTCCGTTGGACCGGCCGTCGCCGTCTGACGCGGTTTATAGGTATGATTTTGTGAAAAGGAGTTGGGATGTGATGCCGTCGATGATAGCGGCACGTGGGAGCTTTGCGTGTGCTGCGGTGGATGGGAGAGGTAGGAttgtggtggctggtggtgggtCGAGACATGCGTTGTTTGGTGCTGCGGGGAGTAGGATGAGTGATGCGGAGATGTTTGATATTGGGAGGAATGAATGGGTTGCGTTGGATGGGTTGCCTCGGTTTCGGGCAGGGTGTGTTGGGTTTATAGTGGGGAATGAGTTTTGGGTTATGGGTGGGTATGGTGAGTCGAGGACGATTATGGGTGTTTTTCCAGTGGACGACTATTATAAGAATGCGGTTGTGATGCCGTTGAAGAACGGTGGGTTTGGAAGTTGGAGAGAGGTTGGGGACATGTGGGAAGAAGGGGACAGAAGCCAGCTTGGAAGAATTGCAGTCGTTGAGGATGCAAATGGTGGTTTTCCTGGAATTTTCATGCTCGATAAGAATGAGATATTCAG GTATGAAATGACTTCAAATCGCTGGTGGAAGGAAACTACCTTGCCAAAAAGAGCTATAGATGAGTCAGCGGTGGGGTTTGTTGCTCTAAATGGTGAGCTACTTGTTTTGGCCTGTCACAATGGAAATGGTTCGGTAGAGAACCGAAGGTTGAGACGACATAAGAGGTTAACGTCTCTCTTCCTACAAATATACCATCCTGGTTACAAGATATGGAGGACCCTAATCACCAAACCACCAGTTCAGCAACCTATAGATTTCAAAACCGCAGTTATGTGCACTATTCGTCTCTAA